From a region of the Alphaproteobacteria bacterium genome:
- the ruvA gene encoding Holliday junction branch migration protein RuvA, translated as MIAKLKGIVDGIRGNQLVLDVNGVGYSLLCSNQTLGQLPPIGSFANVSVEVLIRQDNITLFGFFTEEEREAFKLLLTVQGVGGKVCLSLLSSISPATLQTCLLTQDHLPLTQAEGVGPKLAMRIVHELKGKTLLTGSLPGVTASIVPLASVSQDALSALMNLGYRRQDVAEALAKVHEDMGADLSLDALIPQTLKRLSKANG; from the coding sequence ATGATTGCAAAGCTTAAAGGAATTGTAGACGGTATTAGGGGAAACCAGCTGGTGTTGGATGTGAACGGGGTGGGCTATAGCCTGCTTTGTTCGAATCAAACCTTAGGTCAACTACCCCCCATAGGAAGTTTTGCGAATGTGTCTGTGGAAGTTTTGATTCGCCAAGACAACATCACCCTTTTTGGTTTTTTTACCGAGGAAGAACGGGAAGCCTTCAAACTACTGCTAACAGTTCAGGGTGTGGGCGGCAAAGTCTGTTTAAGCTTACTGTCTAGTATTTCACCGGCAACCCTTCAAACTTGTTTGCTTACTCAAGATCATCTGCCTTTGACCCAGGCCGAAGGTGTTGGGCCAAAACTCGCCATGCGTATTGTCCATGAACTTAAGGGCAAAACTTTACTGACTGGTTCTTTACCTGGCGTGACTGCATCTATTGTGCCTCTGGCGTCCGTCAGTCAAGATGCCCTATCAGCCCTTATGAATTTGGGATACAGACGACAAGATGTGGCGGAAGCCCTGGCAAAAGTTCATGAGGACATGGGAGCTGATCTTTCTTTGGACGCTCTGATCCCCCAAACCCTTAAACGATTGAGCAAAGCCAATGGATAG
- the murD gene encoding UDP-N-acetylmuramoyl-L-alanine--D-glutamate ligase, whose product MIPLPHTKGQSFYVFGLGKSGLSAAHALIESGAHVQAWDDEPESIEKAKFLDIPVTPPDRINWSQQKGLILSPGIPHTYPTPHPVATLAKEYHVPILCDVELLLQARPQNTFIGITGSNGKSTTTALIAHILKEAGLKVQEGGNLGIPALDLTPLDEKGVYVLELSSFQLDLCFSPSLKGAIFINVTKNHLDRHGGMEGYIESKKRIFKLLKPKGKKVIGVDSDDMQKICQEEQGLPISATHKVPGIFVEKGHLIDARTQPARSIMDLNSLENLKGTHNFQNIAAAFAILTDLDLATPDQIIHGIKTFQGLPHRQEIVARFKNILFVNDSKATTLEASIQSIQQFEPIYWIVGGVPKEGFEDISALKPYESRIQKAFLIGQSSHAYYALFHKKFDCLETQTLEKATQAAFQEALKNPAENITILLAPACASYDQFDNFEHRGNVFKKYVANLIGQS is encoded by the coding sequence ATGATTCCTCTCCCCCATACAAAAGGACAGAGTTTTTATGTTTTTGGTTTGGGAAAATCTGGTCTGTCTGCCGCCCACGCTTTGATAGAGTCGGGAGCCCATGTGCAAGCTTGGGATGATGAACCCGAATCCATAGAAAAAGCAAAGTTTCTAGATATTCCTGTAACCCCCCCCGATAGAATAAATTGGTCCCAGCAAAAAGGACTTATTTTAAGCCCAGGAATTCCGCATACTTACCCAACCCCTCATCCCGTTGCAACCCTGGCTAAAGAATATCATGTGCCCATTCTCTGCGATGTGGAATTGCTGCTACAAGCTCGCCCCCAAAACACCTTTATTGGCATCACCGGCTCTAACGGAAAATCAACTACCACTGCCCTAATTGCCCATATTCTGAAAGAAGCTGGTCTGAAAGTTCAAGAAGGCGGCAATCTGGGAATCCCAGCCCTTGATTTAACTCCCCTTGATGAAAAAGGTGTCTATGTTTTGGAGCTTTCTTCTTTTCAGCTAGACCTATGTTTTTCACCTTCCCTAAAGGGCGCTATTTTTATAAATGTGACCAAAAATCATCTGGACCGCCACGGAGGAATGGAAGGTTACATTGAATCTAAGAAACGCATTTTCAAGCTTTTAAAACCAAAGGGCAAAAAAGTTATTGGGGTCGATTCTGACGACATGCAAAAAATCTGCCAAGAAGAACAGGGTTTACCCATTTCTGCAACGCACAAAGTTCCGGGCATCTTTGTTGAAAAGGGACACTTGATAGACGCCCGCACCCAGCCCGCAAGATCAATCATGGATTTAAATAGCCTTGAAAACCTAAAAGGAACCCACAATTTTCAAAATATAGCCGCGGCCTTTGCAATCCTCACAGACTTAGATCTAGCAACCCCTGACCAAATTATTCATGGGATTAAAACTTTTCAGGGGTTACCCCACCGTCAGGAAATTGTAGCCCGCTTTAAGAACATTCTTTTTGTGAATGACAGCAAGGCCACAACGCTTGAGGCCTCCATCCAGTCCATTCAGCAGTTTGAGCCCATTTATTGGATTGTGGGGGGCGTACCAAAAGAAGGGTTTGAAGATATATCAGCCCTGAAGCCCTATGAAAGTCGCATTCAAAAGGCCTTTTTAATCGGCCAGTCAAGCCATGCCTATTACGCTCTTTTCCACAAAAAATTTGACTGTTTAGAAACCCAGACTCTGGAAAAAGCAACCCAAGCCGCCTTTCAAGAGGCCCTGAAGAATCCCGCTGAAAATATTACCATTCTGCTGGCGCCTGCTTGCGCGTCGTATGACCAATTTGATAATTTTGAACATCGGGGAAATGTGTTTAAAAAGTATGTGGCTAACCTTATAGGTCAATCATGA
- a CDS encoding filamentous hemagglutinin N-terminal domain-containing protein, which produces MANDPVVVSPAPTPVPSASVKDVVPTLPSGADIKAGDIRIHNETPTHMLIHQTSDKGAIHWEDFSVGKGTHVQFKQPGPSSTTLNKVVGHKLSDIAGKITANGKIILVNPNGIVFQDGSVIDVNGLMATVQDIDTKSFMEGKFVFKQNALTDAGIILREGSHITVADRGLACFISPYFHNSGHVVAKTGEVLILGAPEVSLDFYGDGLTKFHLEGGLEKSKLEQGNTGIIDVGDGRVVMQVQTAEKVIESTINVGGKIQANGITEKGGKITLEGDKTNITVSATLEATGSKGGDIQVLSRADLKLTDTVNLDASGTKGGGQIRVGATNFFGKGSAKNASNLTVSPGAMIKTNTTESGAGGSVVLFSEGHTQVGQTGATPTTLQAKALGETGTGGTIEVSGKTTLEFDQTMPFDVAAPQGGGNAYIDPGTLIIGTAADIGNFDTNTGTYIRASNTILDSWINTQLTNSNVYIATNSTSEPSTPGLNNNIIILPSAHINWTTNASLALVSQSAISHYGTITHTSGNGHLTFQLPSAASMLFAAGSTVNFGGTWAGTPGASNNTTANPYALIRVFSNDGVPPNVSSGATMNYYWYQTPETFSIPLGGGQHASSHITRSNFASYLLVYNSTQLYNALNTRGNVDVTGLFTQSVALGADIDFGNSLSAIEGHYGNGRGLGGPYGDASDAITNPWKSATGDDAVYNANFSGDNLQGGQYSLVNFVQSNDDNSGNSIIRGTGHNLGIFGNIGGAVIDNLIIDSSRILVFKSPSLVGFIAGRTYPASFLSNINIVPTSGPHTGIDGAGTTTTTMVVGGLIGTGDNFTYGGSVPTGDQIVIKNSRVDLEITMSASPSSPVYSGGILGETNTMPVLVKNCAVVPSGAWNINGTYAGGIIGQSSSNSTIQNSYSAQTVEATHPYGLVASIPSGTLTPTNAYSAGMLFTPPGSTLTPPNGLNYPGGSNPDNTYRLSPPGRGLLISNVGNFGFIVDSSFNPSNAGSKDWYMGTANAVITTNPISGSIATITTNSPALYAFNQPAPITAPSLPAYNPALDAGITGTTDLGRTMNIVVEPKTLALGATVVGARVIPNPIIAPNINPANVQTVSSAPIVPATRTCMMQGGAQVCQTNFKRQGL; this is translated from the coding sequence ATGGCGAATGACCCGGTAGTGGTGTCTCCTGCGCCCACACCTGTGCCCTCAGCATCTGTTAAAGATGTGGTTCCTACCCTGCCTTCTGGGGCTGATATCAAGGCCGGCGACATTCGAATTCATAACGAAACGCCCACCCATATGCTCATCCATCAAACCAGCGACAAAGGCGCCATCCACTGGGAAGATTTTAGTGTGGGTAAAGGCACTCATGTTCAGTTTAAACAACCGGGTCCCAGTTCCACAACCCTGAACAAAGTGGTGGGCCATAAATTATCTGACATTGCAGGAAAAATCACTGCCAACGGTAAGATCATTCTGGTGAATCCTAACGGCATTGTGTTTCAAGATGGTTCTGTTATTGACGTGAATGGGCTCATGGCCACTGTTCAAGATATTGACACTAAAAGCTTTATGGAGGGGAAGTTTGTGTTTAAGCAAAATGCTCTTACTGACGCAGGGATTATCTTGCGCGAGGGCTCCCATATTACCGTAGCTGACCGAGGACTCGCTTGTTTTATTTCCCCCTATTTCCACAACTCAGGGCACGTGGTGGCTAAAACGGGGGAAGTGTTGATCTTGGGGGCCCCTGAGGTTTCTTTAGATTTTTATGGGGACGGCCTCACCAAGTTCCATCTAGAGGGAGGTCTGGAAAAAAGTAAGCTGGAACAAGGAAATACAGGCATCATTGATGTGGGGGACGGTCGTGTGGTGATGCAGGTGCAGACTGCAGAAAAAGTCATCGAATCCACTATTAATGTGGGGGGTAAAATTCAGGCGAATGGTATTACAGAAAAAGGTGGAAAGATTACATTGGAGGGAGACAAGACCAATATCACCGTATCCGCTACTCTGGAAGCTACGGGATCTAAAGGCGGCGATATTCAGGTGCTCAGTCGGGCAGATTTGAAGCTAACAGACACGGTCAATTTAGATGCCTCAGGGACCAAAGGCGGGGGACAAATTCGGGTTGGGGCAACAAATTTCTTTGGCAAAGGCAGCGCCAAAAATGCCAGTAACTTAACAGTCAGCCCCGGGGCCATGATCAAGACCAACACCACGGAATCTGGGGCCGGCGGAAGCGTTGTGTTGTTCTCTGAAGGACACACCCAAGTGGGCCAAACGGGCGCCACCCCCACCACTTTACAGGCCAAAGCTTTGGGCGAAACCGGCACCGGGGGCACCATTGAAGTTTCCGGCAAAACCACCCTGGAATTTGACCAAACAATGCCCTTTGATGTGGCCGCTCCTCAAGGTGGCGGCAATGCCTATATCGACCCAGGAACTTTGATTATTGGCACTGCAGCCGATATTGGGAATTTTGACACCAATACAGGTACTTACATTCGAGCGAGTAACACTATTCTAGATAGCTGGATCAATACTCAGTTGACCAATAGCAATGTTTATATAGCTACTAATAGCACCAGCGAACCCTCAACCCCTGGTCTCAATAATAACATTATTATTTTACCCAGTGCTCATATTAATTGGACAACTAATGCTAGTCTAGCTCTTGTGTCCCAAAGTGCTATCAGTCATTATGGCACCATTACCCACACTTCGGGCAATGGGCATCTAACGTTTCAGTTGCCTTCTGCTGCCAGCATGCTGTTTGCAGCGGGGTCTACCGTCAACTTTGGAGGCACCTGGGCCGGCACACCTGGCGCCTCAAACAACACTACCGCCAACCCTTATGCCCTGATCCGCGTTTTCAGTAACGATGGAGTGCCCCCAAATGTCTCTTCAGGCGCCACCATGAATTATTATTGGTATCAGACACCAGAAACTTTCTCTATTCCCCTTGGAGGAGGTCAACATGCCAGCTCACATATTACCCGCAGCAATTTTGCGTCTTATTTATTAGTTTACAACTCCACGCAGCTTTACAACGCCCTTAACACCCGTGGAAATGTTGATGTCACAGGCTTATTCACCCAATCCGTTGCCCTGGGGGCTGATATTGACTTTGGAAACTCTCTTTCAGCAATTGAAGGGCACTATGGGAATGGGAGAGGACTAGGTGGACCCTATGGAGATGCAAGTGACGCTATTACTAACCCTTGGAAAAGTGCGACGGGAGATGATGCCGTCTACAATGCCAATTTTTCAGGAGACAATTTACAGGGGGGACAATACTCCTTGGTTAACTTTGTCCAAAGCAACGATGACAATAGCGGAAATTCAATAATTAGGGGGACAGGACACAATTTAGGCATCTTTGGAAATATTGGGGGAGCTGTTATCGATAATCTAATAATTGACTCGTCACGAATTCTTGTTTTTAAAAGCCCTAGTCTTGTAGGATTTATCGCGGGACGGACTTATCCCGCCTCTTTCCTTTCTAATATTAATATCGTCCCCACAAGTGGCCCCCACACAGGCATCGACGGAGCAGGAACAACTACTACAACAATGGTTGTAGGGGGGCTTATTGGTACGGGAGATAATTTTACCTACGGAGGCTCAGTTCCTACCGGCGATCAAATTGTTATTAAGAACTCACGGGTTGATCTGGAAATCACTATGTCTGCGAGCCCTTCCTCACCTGTGTACTCAGGCGGTATTTTGGGGGAAACAAATACTATGCCCGTCTTAGTAAAAAATTGTGCTGTTGTTCCAAGTGGCGCCTGGAATATTAATGGTACTTATGCAGGAGGAATAATTGGACAAAGTTCTTCTAACTCGACTATTCAAAATTCTTATAGCGCACAAACTGTTGAGGCAACACACCCCTATGGTCTTGTGGCAAGCATACCCTCTGGAACTCTTACGCCAACAAATGCTTACAGTGCTGGAATGCTTTTTACTCCACCAGGCTCCACTCTTACGCCGCCTAATGGTCTTAACTACCCCGGAGGTTCTAATCCAGATAATACTTATCGTTTATCCCCGCCAGGACGCGGATTATTAATTTCAAACGTTGGAAATTTTGGATTTATAGTAGACTCATCATTCAATCCTAGCAACGCGGGTTCTAAAGACTGGTATATGGGAACTGCTAACGCGGTCATCACCACAAATCCTATTTCTGGTTCTATCGCTACTATAACAACCAACTCTCCCGCCCTATACGCCTTCAACCAGCCAGCCCCCATCACAGCGCCATCTCTACCCGCCTATAATCCCGCACTGGATGCTGGCATTACAGGAACCACTGATCTAGGGCGAACCATGAACATTGTGGTGGAACCGAAAACCCTGGCTTTGGGCGCCACAGTTGTTGGAGCCCGAGTCATCCCTAACCCCATCATTGCCCCCAACATTAATCCAGCCAACGTTCAAACTGTGTCTTCTGCGCCCATCGTTCCAGCTACCCGAACCTGTATGATGCAAGGTGGAGCCCAGGTCTGTCAGACCAATTTTAAACGACAGGGCTTATAG
- the ruvC gene encoding crossover junction endodeoxyribonuclease RuvC: protein MTRIIGLDPGLRHTGWGIIESSGTRLSHIAHGIINAHEDMPMAARLTTIHEEIMKVLKEYAPQEAAVEEVFVNKNPLSTLKLGMARGIALMSPAFYGIPVAEYGANKVKKSIVGNGHAEKEQVASMVSILLPGVNPKKDAADALAIAICHAHYRSFNETILKNDCKA, encoded by the coding sequence ATGACCCGTATTATCGGATTAGACCCAGGACTGCGCCACACGGGTTGGGGGATTATTGAATCTTCCGGAACCAGGCTATCTCACATTGCACACGGCATTATTAATGCCCATGAAGATATGCCCATGGCCGCAAGACTGACCACCATTCATGAAGAAATTATGAAGGTTTTGAAAGAATACGCCCCCCAAGAAGCAGCCGTAGAAGAAGTGTTTGTGAACAAAAACCCCCTTTCCACCCTGAAGTTGGGGATGGCCCGAGGAATTGCCCTTATGTCCCCTGCTTTTTATGGAATTCCAGTTGCAGAGTATGGGGCAAATAAGGTAAAAAAATCTATAGTCGGAAATGGTCATGCAGAAAAAGAACAGGTGGCCTCTATGGTGTCTATTTTGCTACCAGGGGTAAACCCAAAAAAAGATGCTGCCGATGCTTTAGCCATTGCCATATGTCACGCCCACTACAGAAGTTTTAATGAAACGATTTTGAAAAATGATTGCAAAGCTTAA
- the ybgC gene encoding tol-pal system-associated acyl-CoA thioesterase, producing MTSSHTIKARVYYENTDAGGVVYHSDYLKFAARGRTELLRHWGGTEQEWAEKEKVLFVVTHADIKFKSPARLDDLLTIATSIKTMTKFRMTFDQKIYVETRLCVAITIEIVCVDLGTYKPIKFPEYLQEKAKRYIHD from the coding sequence ATGACTAGTTCCCACACCATCAAAGCCCGTGTTTACTACGAAAATACCGATGCAGGGGGTGTTGTTTACCATTCAGATTATCTGAAGTTCGCGGCCCGAGGTCGCACAGAACTTTTAAGACATTGGGGCGGAACGGAACAAGAGTGGGCCGAAAAGGAAAAAGTTCTTTTTGTCGTCACCCATGCGGACATCAAATTCAAAAGTCCCGCCCGTCTAGATGACCTGTTGACCATAGCAACCTCAATCAAAACCATGACAAAATTTCGCATGACATTTGATCAAAAAATTTATGTGGAAACCCGCCTATGCGTTGCCATCACAATTGAAATAGTTTGTGTTGACTTAGGCACCTATAAACCTATAAAATTCCCTGAATACTTACAAGAAAAGGCAAAAAGGTACATACATGACTGA
- a CDS encoding biopolymer transporter ExbD, with the protein MRGRNRNTPHKQISDINVTPFVDVVLVLLIVFMVTAPLLNVGVPIDLPDSNAQALPDKTEPIVISIAENGLIYIQKAQTSLPKLGARLMAITQRNKETALYIRADRKISYGMVMKVIGELSAYGFNKVSLVSTTGHTSHDK; encoded by the coding sequence ATGCGCGGACGCAATCGTAACACACCTCATAAACAAATCAGCGATATTAACGTAACGCCCTTTGTCGACGTTGTCTTAGTTTTGCTTATTGTTTTTATGGTAACAGCGCCCCTTTTAAACGTGGGTGTTCCGATTGATTTGCCTGACAGCAATGCCCAAGCTTTGCCTGACAAAACTGAACCTATTGTGATTAGTATTGCAGAAAATGGCCTTATTTATATTCAAAAGGCCCAAACCTCCTTGCCTAAACTGGGTGCCAGACTTATGGCCATCACCCAGCGCAACAAAGAAACGGCCCTTTACATTCGGGCTGACCGAAAAATTTCCTATGGTATGGTTATGAAGGTTATTGGGGAGCTTAGTGCCTATGGCTTTAACAAAGTTTCCCTTGTCAGCACCACAGGCCACACGAGTCATGACAAATAA
- the tolB gene encoding Tol-Pal system beta propeller repeat protein TolB: MLKKVILGCCLMFGFTAQADLDATFSQGKLKPTPIALLKFQGDQDLAEDLKEVTENDLKRSGFFEPIPSESFTETSLPLAQPPQFESWKLIKTRLLLNGHVALTNDNVLIIQFQLWDVYSQKQMVRGTIKAKKKYWRRLAHIISDIVYKRVTGTEGYFDSRIVYIAETGPQLKRMRRLALMDQDGANHQYLTDEDVSVITPRFSPTEQKVAYMQYEKKSKLGKIRILDLETGKHEFIQQLPGITYAPRFSPDGTQLAFSYAEHGKSSLYLLDLKTKKILRLTNEQAIDTSPSFSPDGKKLVFNSDRGHKKQLYILDLKTLKTERISFGGGVYATPNWSPDGKWVAFTKIQKGTFYIGIMKPDGTHEKLIATGYLVEGPSWAPNSRTLCFYRQERWNDTGTLGGKAKIYSIDISGANQQEVKTPMDATDPSWSPPLPFEHLPQVENTDFEDEVL; encoded by the coding sequence ATGTTAAAAAAAGTAATATTAGGATGTTGTTTGATGTTCGGATTCACGGCTCAAGCTGACTTAGACGCAACATTTTCCCAAGGCAAACTAAAACCAACCCCCATTGCTTTGCTGAAATTTCAAGGGGACCAAGATTTAGCTGAAGATTTAAAAGAAGTGACTGAAAATGACCTGAAAAGATCTGGTTTTTTTGAGCCCATCCCATCGGAATCTTTCACAGAGACCAGTTTACCTTTAGCTCAACCCCCCCAATTTGAAAGCTGGAAACTCATTAAAACGCGCCTACTCCTCAATGGCCATGTTGCACTAACAAACGACAATGTTCTGATCATTCAATTCCAGTTGTGGGATGTGTACTCTCAAAAACAAATGGTACGGGGCACCATAAAAGCCAAAAAAAAATATTGGCGACGCTTGGCTCACATCATTTCTGACATTGTGTACAAACGTGTTACGGGAACAGAAGGCTACTTTGATAGCCGCATCGTATATATTGCTGAAACAGGCCCCCAGCTAAAAAGAATGCGGCGCCTGGCGCTCATGGACCAAGACGGCGCCAATCACCAGTATCTGACGGACGAAGATGTTTCTGTGATTACCCCGCGCTTTTCCCCAACTGAACAAAAAGTTGCCTATATGCAGTATGAAAAGAAAAGCAAGCTGGGAAAGATTCGCATTCTAGATTTGGAAACAGGGAAGCATGAATTTATTCAACAGTTGCCCGGGATCACTTATGCCCCTCGGTTTTCTCCCGATGGGACTCAGCTGGCCTTTAGTTATGCGGAACATGGAAAATCTTCCCTGTATTTGCTAGATCTTAAGACAAAAAAAATCTTACGTTTAACCAATGAGCAGGCCATTGATACCTCCCCCAGTTTTTCCCCTGATGGTAAAAAACTTGTCTTCAACTCAGACCGGGGGCATAAAAAACAACTTTATATATTGGATTTGAAAACCCTGAAGACTGAGCGCATCAGCTTCGGTGGCGGTGTTTATGCTACCCCCAATTGGTCCCCCGATGGCAAGTGGGTTGCCTTTACCAAAATACAAAAAGGCACCTTTTACATTGGCATTATGAAACCAGATGGCACCCACGAAAAGTTGATTGCCACAGGTTATTTAGTTGAGGGACCTTCTTGGGCACCCAACAGCCGCACCCTGTGTTTTTACCGACAAGAACGATGGAATGATACGGGAACCCTAGGCGGTAAAGCGAAAATTTACTCGATAGATATCAGCGGCGCCAACCAACAAGAGGTCAAAACACCTATGGATGCTACCGACCCTTCTTGGAGCCCCCCACTTCCTTTTGAACATCTCCCTCAGGTAGAAAACACTGACTTTGAGGATGAGGTTTTGTAA
- a CDS encoding MotA/TolQ/ExbB proton channel family protein — MTDTSSGKILAQTEVIAAKGTSAWSLFWEADIFVQFIMLLLVIASIWSWNLILQKIWQFKSLKRSTNAILGDLSKIHSLSKLKDFFNEHPHHVMHHILWAGLSEISEVSHSEESKKNSISLVSQSLESALRWQIHCLQRSTTFLATVGSTAPFIGLLGTVWGIMHSFQSIAMSQNTNLAVVAPGIAEALAATALGLLTAIPAVVAYNRINTFLSEYTQLLEHFVDKVCILYSKEIY, encoded by the coding sequence ATGACTGATACAAGTTCTGGAAAAATTTTAGCACAAACGGAAGTTATTGCGGCAAAGGGCACAAGTGCGTGGTCTTTGTTTTGGGAAGCAGATATTTTCGTCCAATTCATTATGCTTCTTTTGGTTATAGCCTCCATTTGGAGCTGGAATCTGATTCTTCAAAAAATATGGCAATTTAAAAGCCTAAAAAGATCTACAAACGCTATTCTGGGTGACCTCTCAAAGATTCATTCTTTGTCTAAATTAAAAGACTTTTTTAATGAGCACCCTCACCACGTTATGCATCATATTTTGTGGGCAGGTCTTTCTGAAATTTCTGAAGTTTCCCATTCAGAAGAATCTAAAAAAAATTCAATTTCTCTGGTGTCTCAAAGCTTAGAAAGCGCTCTTCGCTGGCAAATACATTGTCTGCAACGCAGCACAACCTTTTTGGCAACTGTTGGGTCCACGGCCCCCTTTATAGGTCTTTTAGGAACCGTCTGGGGAATCATGCATAGCTTTCAGTCCATCGCCATGTCTCAAAATACCAACTTGGCCGTAGTAGCCCCTGGCATTGCAGAAGCCTTGGCGGCAACAGCTTTGGGTCTTTTAACAGCTATTCCAGCCGTTGTGGCTTACAACAGAATTAATACGTTTTTGAGCGAATATACTCAGTTGCTCGAGCATTTCGTCGACAAAGTATGCATCCTGTATTCAAAAGAAATCTACTAG
- the ruvB gene encoding Holliday junction branch migration DNA helicase RuvB, with translation MDRLVSKEVLPAEEEIVELKHSLRPLKLEDFLGQEQLKQNLKIFIEAAKKRSEPLDHILFYGPPGLGKTTLSQIVAHELGASFRSTSGPVIAKAGDLAALLTNLQPHDVLFIDEIHRLNPAVEEILYPAMEDFKLDLMIGEGPSARSVQIDLPPFTLIGATTRSGLITRPLRERFGIPLALIFYAPHELAHIVKRAALQMKLDMTEDGTMEIAKRSRGTPRIALRLLRRVRDITCLWDQFPVTEQLVDKALAQLEVDSEGFDQMDRRYLTTIIQHYNGGPVGIETIAAILSEQKDVLEDVIEPYLMQKGFMQRTPRGRMLTKTAYDYLNLPFPQDLATVEEND, from the coding sequence ATGGATAGACTCGTTTCAAAAGAAGTTTTACCTGCAGAAGAAGAAATCGTTGAGCTAAAGCATTCCTTGCGGCCCCTGAAGCTGGAAGATTTTTTAGGGCAAGAGCAACTGAAACAAAACTTAAAGATTTTTATTGAAGCGGCTAAAAAAAGATCTGAACCTCTTGACCATATTCTATTCTATGGCCCGCCCGGCCTGGGTAAAACAACCCTGTCCCAAATTGTTGCCCATGAACTGGGGGCAAGCTTCCGTTCTACATCTGGCCCCGTCATTGCCAAAGCCGGAGATTTAGCCGCTTTGCTGACCAATTTGCAGCCGCATGATGTATTGTTTATTGATGAAATTCACCGTCTGAACCCCGCTGTTGAGGAAATCCTCTACCCAGCTATGGAAGACTTCAAGTTGGACCTTATGATTGGGGAGGGGCCCTCAGCTCGATCCGTTCAAATCGATTTACCCCCTTTCACCCTTATCGGCGCCACAACCCGCTCTGGCTTGATCACACGTCCCCTGCGAGAACGTTTTGGCATTCCCCTGGCTCTTATTTTTTATGCGCCCCATGAACTGGCCCACATTGTGAAACGGGCTGCTTTGCAAATGAAATTAGATATGACCGAAGATGGTACCATGGAAATTGCAAAAAGATCCCGCGGAACGCCTAGAATCGCCCTGCGCCTTTTGCGCCGTGTCCGGGATATTACCTGCCTGTGGGATCAATTTCCTGTCACCGAACAGCTGGTTGACAAAGCCCTTGCACAGTTAGAGGTAGACTCGGAAGGTTTTGACCAAATGGATCGACGGTATCTTACAACAATCATTCAGCACTATAACGGCGGGCCTGTAGGTATTGAAACCATAGCCGCTATTTTATCCGAACAAAAAGATGTGCTGGAAGATGTGATTGAACCCTACCTGATGCAAAAAGGCTTTATGCAACGAACCCCCAGGGGCCGCATGCTGACCAAAACGGCTTATGATTACCTGAATCTTCCTTTCCCCCAAGATCTTGCTACTGTGGAAGAAAATGACTAG